From a single Drosophila sulfurigaster albostrigata strain 15112-1811.04 chromosome 3, ASM2355843v2, whole genome shotgun sequence genomic region:
- the LOC133841905 gene encoding mitotic spindle assembly checkpoint protein MAD1: MDEIRSSLDNIMARFNDSITHSAPKKLVFDRLSMSFNDDSVTVPKKRRLNDNDSLNGSLNISLNASNTSLNNSFNDPAGPWQTRKLRADLIETKAIVTQLQEQLAVQAKDHAAAVAHAEAKADALKEQCDYTSAKLLEMEKHLQVTRKREHNARQEVNRVLAEVEEQKLKYETALGAAEQEKAQLEDDAREVQHCISNELSEYKRQSERLQLELEATKNELARIRRRHDEYKANSASYDKLQMDFELQQQTLDTANARIKELEFQIESYSDWKEVTKTSQARLLSVPELQAEVDRLRAHNKHLNTLIGDKLLLEEKVHDYKTRLDREEGARAEAAALQVKLTHVELELKEWIKVAQDHCLANTLVSPLALRTRIEQLLQDDIVRVAEKGNADAETKKLQSALLELQQQCAVYLKNIEDMNVVLKRHKSFRERLQRKLLIVCKERDFYKQLLENFDKDMTMTNASTAEMTNDMQVRCRVEVLERTLTGYKEMCSTLEREMQNMRQQESLSELPVNENGYDGVKKELDTLRLENDRLRRRKDELELELEHRCLRGDFNMGNYKVLHMSENPANEAYEATKNVMEKLQAEIERLKRRNKKLEDESEQTQTNSGGLTMNFKELNQLRAELESANGRLKKAKDCFKAARNEFRDVCYMLLGYRIDRVGSNSHYRISSMYAESPDDYLSISVNESNCLALLESPYSQTLKPAIDQQLAANNSFPAFFAGLTLELFQRATVTIT; the protein is encoded by the exons ATGGACGAAATACGAAGCAGCTTGGACAACATAATGGCGCGATTCAACGACAGCATCACACACTCCGCGCCCAAGAAGCTTGTTTTCGACCGGCTTTCGATGTCGTTCAACGATGACTCTGTGACAG TGCCAAAGAAGCGCCGCCTAAATGATAATGATTCATTGAACGGCAGTCTCAACATCAGTCTCAATGCCAGCAACACATCGCTGAACAACTCATTCAACGATCCAGCGGGCCCATGGCAAACTCGCAAATTGCGCGCAGATTTAATTGAAACCAAGGCGATCGTAACACAGCTGCAGGAACAACTGGCAGTGCAGGCCAAGGATCACGCCGCTGCAGTGGCACACGCCGAGGCCAAAGCCGATGCACTGAAAGAGCAATGCGATTACACAAGCGCCAAGTTGCTGGAGATGGAAAAGCATCTCCAAGTGACTCGGAAGCGAGAGCATAATGCGCGACAGGAAGTCAATCGTGTGCTGGCCGAAGTCGAGGAGCAAAAACTCAAATACGAGACTGCACTCGGTGCGGCCGAGCAGGAGAAGGCGCAGCTGGAGGACGATGCACGTGAGGTGCAGCATTGCATCAGCAACGAGCTCAGCGAATACAAGCGACAAAGTGAACGCttgcagctggagctggaggcCACCAAGAACGAGTTGGCACGCATACGTCGACGTCACGACGAATACAAAGCCAATTCCGCCAGCTATGACAAGCTACAGATGGACTTCGaattgcagcaacaaacacTGGATACGGCGAATGCGCGCATCAAGGAGCTGGAATTTCAAATAGAATCGTACAGCGATTGGAAGGAGGTCACAAAGACATCGCAGGCCAGGCTATTGAGTGTGCCAGAGCTGCAGGCGGAGGTAGATCGTTTGCGTGCGCACAACAAGCATCTGAACACCCTGATTGGCGACAAGTTGCTGCTCGAGGAGAAGGTCCACGACTACAAGACGCGTCTGGATCGCGAGGAAGGAGCTCGCGCCGAAGCCGCCGCGCTGCAAGTGAAGCTCACCCAtgtggagctggagctgaaggAATGGATCAAGGTGGCGCAGGATCATTGTCTGGCCAACACACTTGTCAGCCCCTTGGCTTTGCGCACACGCatcgagcagctgctgcaggaCGACATTGTGCGCGTGGCTGAGAAGGGCAACGCCGATGCGGAGACCAAGAAGTTGCAATCGGCGTTGCTGGAGTTGCAGCAACAGTGCGCCGTCTATTTGAAGAATATCGAAGATATGAATGTGGTGCTGAAGCGGCACAAGAGCTTCCGCGAACGTTTGCAACGCAAGCTGTTGATTGTGTGCAAGGAGCGTGACTTTTATAAGCAGCTGCTGGAGAACTTTGACAAGGACATGACGATGACGAATGCCAGCACTGCTGAGATGACCAACGATATGCAGGTACGCTGTCGTGTCGAGGTGCTGGAGCGCACTTTGACCGGCTACAAGGAGATGTGCTCGACGCTGGAGCGGGAGATGCAAAATATGCGCCAGCAGGAATCTCTTAGTGAGCTGCCCGTTAACGAGAATGGCTATGATGGTGTCAAGAAGGAGCTGGACACGCTGCGCTTGGAGAACGATCGCCTGCGTCGCCGCAAGGATGAGCTcgaactggagctggagcatCGTTGTTTGCGTGGCGATTTCAACATGGGCAACTACAAGGTGCTGCACATGAGCGAGAATCCGGCGAACGAGGCTTACGAGGCCACCAAGAATGTGATGGAAAAGCTGCAGGCGGAGATTGAGCGTCTAAAGCGACGCAACAAGAAGCTGGAGGATGAGAGCGAACAGACGCAGACGAACAGCGGTGGCCTCACCATGAACTTTAAGGAGTTGAATCAACTGCGTGCCGAACTCGAGTCGGCCAATGGCCGATTGAAGAAGGCAAAGGATTGCTTCAAGGCGGCAAGGAATGAATTTCGCGATGTTTGCTACATGCTGCTGGGCTATAGAATCGATCGCGTTGGATCCAACAGTCACTATCG CATTTCCAGCATGTATGCCGAGAGTCCCGATGATTATCTCTCGATTAGCGTGAACGAATCCAACTGCTTGGCACTGCTGGAGTCGCCGTATTCACAGACCTTAAAACCGGCCATCGATCAACAGTTGGCAGCCAATAACTCATTTCCCGCATTCTTTGCCGGTCTCACACTGGAGCTGTTTCAACGTGCCACCGTCACAATTACTTAG
- the LOC133842403 gene encoding conserved oligomeric Golgi complex subunit 6, producing MLTSSVDGKNMSAALEDQDRIQKRVNKILETRLETDKDTLDALNGLSTFFTENTLQNRRNLRSQIEHRSVGINENFLKAFREVKLTLDAVCTDLDTMASSVQTMKTDLETSKALTKDLIEQTNKMQQERERLEIHQQIAQAFLARFQLSVPEHQLLYGNVKDAPIVPEFFKVLDRVQSIHSDCRLLMQCGYQTAALDIMEEMTLHQEGALERLYRWTQNHCRNLENNEIGPLIVEAMSRLQDRPVLFKYVIDEYAIARRAVLVRQFIEALTEGGPGGNPKPIELHAHDPKRYIGDMFAWLHQSIPNEKENLTLLFKKCDKHDISEQMQKALGYIADGVCHPLKVRVETILSSEQDTIILFTISNLLRFYQQIMKQVVQGGTLEQCLIDLQLSSEQIYLNALAAQVRSVLQRPAGTSLALEPPQRDLVPPASVARLLNILKEILSVATMVDGRQADITKIVTCVIDPLLQSVQESAAHLPTVDMAVYLLNCLYHMQSTLAVFEYMDERVERLQAQSDAQLDTLTSEQASSLVANLNLGPIYTILQSNQTKIETNLLKIFMSKMDAFLELPDVLLLPQVQLIMSSSHRNTVQRRAFNVIVAIYKQIYERVHDPANGFEQPEALLHKTPDQVSHILTA from the exons atgttgacgtCGTCAGTTGATGGAAAAAACATGAGCGCAGCACTAGAGGATCAGGATCGCATTCAAAAGCGTGTCAACAAAATATTGGAGACACGCCTGGAGACGGATAAGGACACTCTTGATGCCCTCAATGGACTCTCGACTTTTTTCACCGAGAATACGCTGCAAAATCGCCGGAATTTGCGGAGCCAAATCGAACATCGCTCGGTTGGCATCAATGAGAACTTTCTGAAAGCATTCCGGGAGGTGAAACTAACACTCGATGCCGTCTGCACAGATCTCGATACGATGGCCAGCTCGGTGCAGACGATGAAAACGGATCTCGAGACATCCAAGGCGCTGACCAAAGATCTCATCGAGCAGaccaacaaaatgcaacagGAACGCGAACGTTTGGAAATCCATCAACAAATAGCTCAAGCGTTTCTCGCTCGCTTCCAACTCAGCGTGCCAGAGCATCAGCTGCTTTATGGCAACGTCAAGGATGCGCCCATTGTGCCTGAGTTCTTCAAGGTGTTGGACCGAGTGCAGTCCATACATTCCGATTGCCGGCTGCTGATGCAGTGTGGCTACCAAACAGCTGCGTTGGACATCATGGAGGAGATGACGCTGCATCAGGAGGGCGCTCTGGAACGCCTCTACCGCTGGACGCAGAATCATTGTCGCAATCTGGAAAACAATGAAATCGGCCCACTGATTGTGGAGGCCATGAGTCGCCTCCAGGATAGACCAGtgctttttaaatatgtaatcgATGAGTATGCGATTGCACGACGAGCTGTCCTGGTGCGTCAATTCATTGAGGCGCTGACCGAAGGCGGACCAGGTGGAAATCCGAAGCCCATTGAGCTGCATGCTCATGATCCCAAGCGCTACATTGGCGATATGTTTGCTTGGCTGCATCAGAGCATACCCAACGAAAAGGAGAACTTGACACTGCTCTTTAAGAAGTGCGACAAGCATG ACATTTCGGAACAGATGCAAAAGGCTTTAGGCTACATTGCCGACGGCGTCTGTCATCCGCTCAAGGTGCGCGTGGAGACCATACTCAGCTCGGAGCAGGACACCATCATCTTATTCACCATCTCGAATCTGCTGCGCTTCTATCAGCAGATCATGAAGCAGGTTGTCCAAGGTGGCACTTTAGAGCAATGTCTCATTGATCTGCAGCTGAGCAGCGAGCAGATCTATTTGAATGCCTTGGCTGCCCAAGTGCGCAGCGTACTCCAACGTCCAGCAGGCACCAGCTTGGCTCTGGAGCCACCACAACGCGATCTTGTGCCGCCCGCAAGCGTGGCGCGTCTGCTCAATATACTGAAGGAGATTCTATCGGTGGCCACCATGGTTGATGGACGACAGGCAGACATTACCAAGATAGTCACCTGTGTCATCGATCCACTGTTGCAATCCGTACAGGAGAGTGCCGCCCACTTGCCCACCGTGGACATGGCTGTCTACTTGCTCAACTGTCTGTATCACATGCAGAGCACGCTGGCGGTGTTCGAGTACATGGATGAGCGCGTGGAGCGTCTGCAGGCGCAATCGGATGCCCAGCTGGATACACTGACGTCGGAGCAGGCGTCGTCGCTGGTGGCCAATCTGAATCTGGGCCCCATCTACACCATCTTGCAGAGCAATCAGACGAAAATCGAAACTAATCTGCTCAAGATATTCATGTCCAAGATGGATGCATTCCTCGAGCTGCCCgatgtgctgttgctgccccaGGTGCAGCTCATCATGTCCAGCTCGCATCGCAACACAGTTCAGCGACGCGCCTTCAACGTCATCGTGGCCATCTACAAGCAGATCTACGAACGTGTCCACGATCCCGCCAATGGCTTCGAGCAGCCCGAAGCCCTGCTGCACAAGACACCCGACCAAGTGTCTCACATTCTGACCGCCTAG
- the LOC133843879 gene encoding SAP30-binding protein: protein MSHSALASLTAQYTDSENEGDASPDSQNSTASQVIIPKQPTPQPATPVKQDTEPAKKSKKRKRAKKVRRLVSYQDDTLISDEEEDRAHESSKEDESSSDSDNSAEDNEHSENGKEKVEATGDGAAAMQVDGDDSSNYNNSDERSAESYEKDPKYAKYKFQLPPEPKGNPPPELVAKITKMYTKMRQTNMDMNRVIQDRKEFRNPSIYEKLISFCDINEFGTNYPPEIYDPLQWGEESYYESLSAVQKTELVKLQKDRKEMDKVEQVTALARKVEEEAKKRKSKWDQPAAKQTLPALTTTVTGTKGTVISAFGSLPKKPAV from the exons atgagCCACTCCGCTTTGGCCAGTTTAACGGCGCAATACACAGACTCGGAGAACGAGGGAGATGCCAGTCCAGACTCACAAAATTCAACAGCGTCACAG GTAATTATACCGAAGCAACCCACGCCACAGCCTGCAACGCCAGTGAAGCAGGACACCGAGCCTGCCAAAAAATCCAAGAAGCGCAAACGTGCGAAGAAAGTGCGACGTCTGGTCAGCTACCAAGATGACACGCTAATCTCAGATGAGGAGGAGGATCGTGCACATGAGTCCAGCAAGGAAGACGAGTCCTCAAGCGATAGTGACAATTCAGCAGAGGACAATGAACACAGTGAGAATGGCAAGGAGAAAGTAGAAGCAACTGGCGATGGAGCAGCTGCAATGCAAGTGGATGGCGATGATTCCAGCAACTACAATAACAGTGACGAACGGTCAGCAGAGAGTTATGAAAAAGATCCCAAATATGCCAAGTACAAGTTCCAATTGCCACCCGAACCCAAAGGCAATCCGCCACCGGAGCTGGTGGCAAAGATCACAAAGATGTACACAAAGATGAGACAGACAAATATGGACATGAATCGTGTGATTCAGGATCGCAAGGAATTTCGCAATCCGAGTATCTATGAAAAGCTAATCAGTTTCTGTGACATCAACGAGTTTGGCACAAATTATCCGCCAGAAATCTATGATCCGCTGCAGTGGGGCGAGGAAAGTTATTACGAATCGTTATCGGCGGTGCAGAAAACGGAGCTGGTGAAGTTGCAGAAGGATCGCAAGGAAATGGACAAGGTGGAGCAGGTGACGGCGCTGGCACGCAAAGTAGAGGAAGAGGCCAAGAAACG caAATCAAAATGGGACCAGCCGGCTGCAAAGCAAACGTTACCAGCTCTGACCACAACAGTGACTGGCACGAAGGGCACTGTCATCTCGGCCTTTGGCTCGTTGCCCAAGAAACCAGCAGTTTAG